ggAAATTATAGgaacaaaaggaaagaaaactagaAAATGAATCTGGACTTTGGGAATCTAAGTTGGCTTACTTGTCACTTCCATTAGATATCTTCTCTTCAGAGTTCAATGTCAAGTGGAGGAGATGCATCAGAAGCCAAAACTAGGATGGAATGAGCCAACTTTGTGCCTGTTCAGATGTGTTCTATTTGATACTAGTTCTACCCTTTTTTTTATACCTCAACGTGGAATCAAGTTGGGAAAAGTAGTTTTCTCTTGACACCTCTTAAGCTTTCTTTCTCTTCATTAATAATACAGAAACAAATTGATCAGTATTTGTATGTTGGTGAAGAAAGTTAAATATGTTCTTGGGATGATTTGTAATTGCAGGTGTTAACCCTGATCGTGGCTCAGTGGAGCTCCTGTTAACTACTGAGGTGCTCTCTAGTCTCACTCTTTTGTTATCCAATCCATATTCACAACACTATGAGAGGCCACGCCTTTTCTTCTTTGACCTGCACATTGTTCCTCATCTTCTGCTTTTACTGTCTCTTATTTTCTTTTAACCCTTTTCTGATTTGTTTATTTATGTTGATTACTGTGAGATGTCTATCTGGCTCTCTTTCGAGAATTGATAATGGGTTCTTTTTACTTTTCCCTAGTCCTAAGGTAGTCGAGATATTAGAAATATAGTTTGGAATCTTGTTAACATGAAATTTTTGAAGGACTCTGAATTGACCCTTTCTATCCTGTTTTTATGAATCTTATTACGTTTGTATTCAGAAAGTAGTTTACTTTAAAGGCTGTGGAAGGTTGGCCAAGAAAATGAAGCAGGGATGATGGTTGATCAGGAAAGATATGAATCTTATTACGTTTGTATTCAGAAAGTAGTTTACTTTAAAGGCTGGAAGGTTGGCCAAGAAAATGAAGCAGGGATGATGGTTGATCAGGAAAGATATCCGCCTAAGGAGCCTTATCCAGAGCACATGAGATGGTTTGTTTGGATGTGAGATTCTCCCACGTCTCATAAGAGtcccaagtcttcgtttgatggtTCTTGTAAAATAAACTTTGCTTAACATTATACTTGATAAGTTCCATTTGATGCTAAAGTCAATGTCTATTAGTCTCAAATGAAAAAGACATGAGGattaagaagttcaaaatgagttGTAGGAGTTAAACCTATGAATGTTTTTAATAACATTGAAGTTACAAAAAATTAAGTGTCTAAACGAGTGAATACTCGCTTTAGATATCATATTAAAGTAGATATCACTGTTGGCTAATTGGTTCCGTGTCTaattgatagggcatattttggcaCGATTtgtgtgataacggatggcagccATCTCATGGCTGATGTGGTGCATGTGTGACAAAGTACATCGGAATTGAGGGTGATGAAAGTTATACCCATGTCGCTTGGATTTGTATGAAGTGACGTTATCCTACCTCAAACTATCTGTGATGATGCAAGATGAAGTCGCACTGTGCGGAGTCGTGTAGGTTGGCCTACGTCGTGCGAAAAACATGAGTCAACCTCCCGAGGTATCATATATCATTAACGAGCCTCGTACGATTGTCCTTCCAACAAAGAGGTATAAAAGTCAATCCCCTCCTcgtcaacaagaaaaaaaaacacttacTATCTCGAGTTAACGTAAACTTCGTAGGAGTCGAGTCGAAAATTCCTCTCCTGACGTTGATCTTTTTTTACATAGAAGAGTAGCAATCGAAGGCTCGCCTCGGCTCCATCGATGAGGTGCTCCTTCACTCGACTGGAGTAGTTTTTTCGTCACATCACCGGATCACCATGTGGGCTGCACATTTGGGACGAAATctagaaaaatagaaaaataagttAGTGGTGGTTAGCATACATCCGGTAAAATATCGTCGTCGTCCTCCACAAGACGAGTACACTTGAAATAAGTAATGAAGTAATTAAAGAACTTTATTGAGGCAGTTGCCAGTGCTGATCGTTGGCACACGAGGATTGAGGCAgcatgaacatctaatgcccaccGAATGCTGTAAGTACCATCTCCCAAGTTGCTTCCCGAGTCGACTATGGGTATTGTGTAATATTATAACATACATCTACATCATGTTACGTTATACCATTGATGAGACATCTGTAAAGGTGAGCAATGAAACAACCGCTTGCAAGTTTCCATCGACAACACACGAGGAGGTCTATTGTGCACTCGAAAGATTGGCAACCTCTAGTATGACTCAGTAATGTCACATAGCATCTAAACAACAGTCTCTCAGCAACAACGCCGTGTTGGTTGATCAAACAAGCCTAAAAAATTGTAAGCAATCTGCCGGCAAACTACAAAATCCTATAGCGAGAAATCTTTCGATAAAGAAAACGAATTGGTGAAGAAACGCAGGTGACTGGCGACAATGCCATTTACCAAAAGGACCAGCTTATCACGTTGTCGCAAACCAATCGAAATCCTCATATTTCCTCGCACACAAATTTATAGAATGCATATTTATAATCCATTTCTCCCGCTTAAAAATCTGCAGCCAGAGAAGAGAAATCGAGGAGGGAAGCTGAGCGGGTAATCCCCGCCGGTTCGCCGTCTCCTCCGTCACCAGTGCTTCCCCTGGAACCCGCCTTTGCGGGTGAAGGTATTCTTCTGCTTCGGGATCTCGTGTATATCCATCACCTGAATCGTCCGTTGCTTTTTGGCTTCGGCGGTCCCGAATTGTGGCAGGAAAGCAAAAGATTAATCCTCTCTGTCGTTGCTATGATCGTCTGAGGGAGGGTAAGATGTGAGATGAGGCACTTACCGTTCTGTGCTTCCTGGTAGTTCTCATGGAGCCGCCTCCTGGCAGAAGCGAGTCGCTCGGGGTCGAGCAAGCCGTCCTTTTCTTCTTTTGGCTTCTGCCATCGAGAACCAAGTGAGAAGCATGGAGTGTCAACCGACGTATAGGAAACAAGATACGGAGTAGTTGCTTTACAGGGGGAGGAGCAGAGGGTAGCGCGGTGGCGACGTGGGCGTTCGGCTTGGTTGGAGGAGCTTCTCTGCGCGGGGGATTGGCCTTCACCTTTGCCTCTGAACTCGAGAAACCATCTGCTTGAATCCAACGCCAGGGTTCAGTGTATgcgaaggaagaaagaaaaaaaagggggaaaaaagagtgtttttttttttttttcttctctctctccatCACTGCTTACTGTGAGAATGGGGGGTGTTTCCACGTTCTGGAGTCTGCCATGAACAATCCAATAGAGAATTCAACAATTGAATCCACAATCTGAAGGAACAAATTGTTGTTATTGTTAGATTACAGAAAGGCTAAGAACCTGGAGCCCGTTCTGGAAGTTCTTTCGGGGAATTTGCTGTGGGGACTCACCATCTGCTGCAACCCAAAAGTTGTTTTGATTGGAAGGAAGGAAAAGTAAAAGCTGATGTTTTGACTGGGGTTGGGAGACGTACCGATGATTGCCGGAGAAGCAGATTGATCACCTGGCGAATTCGATTTCACCCACTCCTCCACGAGATCTTTCCACTTCCTGAAGAACAAACAGACATGGAGAAGAGGAATCAGATGATTTCTTTctacttttttcctttttctttcttatctctCGATCTCTAATCACCTCACGAGATGCTTCACCAATCCGCGCACTTCGTTGGAAGGATGCTTGCGAAGGCCATTCACATGCCTCCCTATGTCCGTCTCCTGAAGCACGAAAGTGCCGAAAGGACTCAAAATCCCAAGAAAATGCATCGGAAGTAGTGATCTTTTGAGCATAAATGAAGAGTTGCTGGATTGAATCTGTCACCTGCAGTGATTTGAAGGTGATGTCCATGTCCGCGAGATCCTGGAGGAGGCTAATTAGGGAATCCTCCGACTGTGGATGACCAAGGAGATGGTCACGACGATGCGTTTTTCTGTGTGTCGAAACCAATCAAAAAGGGAACTTTTTTCTTAGAGGTAAACAGACCTGATCAGGGTGTTCCAAGGACTCTTTGATGGCGAGGATTCTCCTGTTCGCCGCATCGATCGAGCGGTCATAACTCTTCGGATCatcttcctcctccgcctccgcctcctcctcctcgtcgtcttCATCCACCGGCTCCGGCGACGGCGGCGTGGGCGGAGGGGCCGCCTCCCGCTTCATCGCCGGGCTGCTActccccttctcctcccctcGCGGCTGCGACCTAGCCGGGGGACCGCAGTCCCGGCACCGATCAGCCGGCGGCGCGTAGAGCCGTTCCACGATCCCATCCCGCCGCGCACGGAGCTCCTCCGGTCggtccgccgccgccaccgccaccgcggtCTCGATCAAGTCCCACAGATCCACGTCGGAGCTCCTCAACAGCCTCCGCAGGTCCTCCGCCTCCATCCGGATCCCTCTGCAGATGATCCGTCAGCACCAAATCCCGGGCATCCCCCTCCGACCAGACCAGGTTCGACCCCTAAACCTTCTCCCCTGCATCACCCATCTCATCA
The window above is part of the Musa acuminata AAA Group cultivar baxijiao chromosome BXJ1-1, Cavendish_Baxijiao_AAA, whole genome shotgun sequence genome. Proteins encoded here:
- the LOC135622556 gene encoding probable mediator of RNA polymerase II transcription subunit 26c isoform X2, which gives rise to MEAEDLRRLLRSSDVDLWDLIETAVAVAAADRPEELRARRDGIVERLYAPPADRCRDCGPPARSQPRGEEKGSSSPAMKREAAPPPTPPSPEPVDEDDEEEEAEAEEEDDPKSYDRSIDAANRRILAIKESLEHPDQSEDSLISLLQDLADMDITFKSLQETDIGRHVNGLRKHPSNEVRGLVKHLVRKWKDLVEEWVKSNSPGDQSASPAIIADGESPQQIPRKNFQNGLQTPERGNTPHSHNGFSSSEAKVKANPPRREAPPTKPNAHVATALPSAPPPKPKEEKDGLLDPERLASARRRLHENYQEAQNAKKQRTIQVMDIHEIPKQKNTFTRKGGFQGKHW
- the LOC135622556 gene encoding probable mediator of RNA polymerase II transcription subunit 26c isoform X1, which gives rise to MEAEDLRRLLRSSDVDLWDLIETAVAVAAADRPEELRARRDGIVERLYAPPADRCRDCGPPARSQPRGEEKGSSSPAMKREAAPPPTPPSPEPVDEDDEEEEAEAEEEDDPKSYDRSIDAANRRILAIKESLEHPDQSEDSLISLLQDLADMDITFKSLQETDIGRHVNGLRKHPSNEVRGLVKHLVRKWKDLVEEWVKSNSPGDQSASPAIIADGESPQQIPRKNFQNGLQTPERGNTPHSHTDGFSSSEAKVKANPPRREAPPTKPNAHVATALPSAPPPKPKEEKDGLLDPERLASARRRLHENYQEAQNAKKQRTIQVMDIHEIPKQKNTFTRKGGFQGKHW
- the LOC135622556 gene encoding probable mediator of RNA polymerase II transcription subunit 26c isoform X3 produces the protein MEAEDLRRLLRSSDVDLWDLIETAVAVAAADRPEELRARRDGIVERLYAPPADRCRDCGPPARSQPRGEEKGSSSPAMKREAAPPPTPPSPEPVDEDDEEEEAEAEEEDDPKSYDRSIDAANRRILAIKESLEHPDQSEDSLISLLQDLADMDITFKSLQETDIGRHVNGLRKHPSNEVRGLVKHLVRKWKDLVEEWVKSNSPGDQSASPAIIDGESPQQIPRKNFQNGLQTPERGNTPHSHTDGFSSSEAKVKANPPRREAPPTKPNAHVATALPSAPPPKPKEEKDGLLDPERLASARRRLHENYQEAQNAKKQRTIQVMDIHEIPKQKNTFTRKGGFQGKHW
- the LOC135622556 gene encoding probable mediator of RNA polymerase II transcription subunit 26c isoform X4 yields the protein MEAEDLRRLLRSSDVDLWDLIETAVAVAAADRPEELRARRDGIVERLYAPPADRCRDCGPPARSQPRGEEKGSSSPAMKREAAPPPTPPSPEPVDEDDEEEEAEAEEEDDPKSYDRSIDAANRRILAIKESLEHPDQSEDSLISLLQDLADMDITFKSLQETDIGRHVNGLRKHPSNEVRGLVKHLVRKWKDLVEEWVKSNSPGDQSASPAIIDGESPQQIPRKNFQNGLQTPERGNTPHSHNGFSSSEAKVKANPPRREAPPTKPNAHVATALPSAPPPKPKEEKDGLLDPERLASARRRLHENYQEAQNAKKQRTIQVMDIHEIPKQKNTFTRKGGFQGKHW